A portion of the Tiliqua scincoides isolate rTilSci1 chromosome 3, rTilSci1.hap2, whole genome shotgun sequence genome contains these proteins:
- the RNF6 gene encoding E3 ubiquitin-protein ligase RNF6 isoform X2, with protein sequence MDCSRSCLGESGGQTVSQSHSSEDERHGSEDERQRQQERLNREESYYQFINELSDEDYRLMRDRNLLGTPDSETLGENSTSDSLLDWLNTFRHTGNSTRSGHSGNQTWRAVSRADPNSGEFRFSLEININHEHNGVDGLGEELDGISHAHTIRSHLENRSLIADSPVASRTRSRTLREAVGPAFASSRVGNVNGSVVENSQEASRLLSGRLRRRNQSSAGFVTRSSFLDDNEHNIIRQRRIQRVTPMRLHRGRARARTHRSTQQRPEVLRLRSTLSSRNQSVLERQQGRNVQQIHTRSRQTHTVQPLPGEGEEVPSSLGITLEEEELTNRSTTTLRRHPTITLDLQVRRIRPGQNRDQDSIATRTRSRVGMAENLVSFESDNEGFRRTISRSEHAGIRTYVSTIRIPLRRISETALGESSSAALRSILRQIMTGFGELSSLMDTESDSEVQGSNQDLSDMQSELSSLHTLSSFDEFSETSVRSRPEQRSREWHGETNATQHYSHGSETPTNRQSQASNNFVENGTLPILRLVPYLLLDEDANDHFRGLTKDQIDNLSTRNYGNVSAEEGEISKTCSVCINEYVAGNKLRQLPCMHEFHFHCIDRWLSENSTCPICRQAVVS encoded by the exons ATGGACTGTTCTAGGTCTTGCTTAGGTGAAAGTGGTGGGCAGACTGTATCTCAGAGtcatagcagtgaagatgaaagGCATGGCAGTGAAGATGAAAGGCAGAGGCAACAGGAGCGCCTTAATAGAGAAGAATCCTATTATCAATTCATTAATGAACTCAGTGATGAAGATTATAGGTTAATGAGGGATCGCAACCTTCTTGGGACTCCAG ATTCTGAGACTCTTGGAGAAAATTCAACCAGTGACTCCCTGTTAGACTGGCTGAATACATTTCGTCATACAGGAAATTCTACTCGTAGTGGACATAGTGGAAACCAAACTTGGAGAGCTGTGAGCCGGGCAGACCCAAATAGTGGAGAATTCCGGTTTAGTCTTGAAATAAATATAAATCATGAGCATAATGGTGTTGATGGTCTTGGAGAAGAGCTTGATGGCATATCACATGCTCATACCATCAGAAGCCATTTAGAAAATAGATCTTTAATAGCAGATAGCCCTGTAGCCAGCCGAACAAGGAGCAGAACCCTGAGAGAGGCAGTTGGCCCTGCATTTGCCTCATCacgtgttggaaatgtaaatggTTCAGTGGTAGAAAATTCTCAAGAAGCATCTAGACTCTTATCTGGCAGACTCAGACGCAGAAACCAAAGTTCAGCAGGGTTTGTGACACGGAGCAGTTTTTTAGATGACAATGAACACAACATTATTAGGCAAAGGAGAATACAAAGAGTTACGCCCATGAGACTTCACAGAGGCAGAGCAAGAGCTAGAACTCATAGGAGTACACAACAAAGGCCAGAAGTTTTAAGACTCAGGTCAACTTTGAGTAGTCGAAACCAATCCGTCTTAGAAAGGCAACAAGGTAGGAATGTACAACAAATCCATACAAGGTCTAGGCAGACACACACAGTCCAACCTCTTCCAGGTGAAGGTGAAGAAGTGCCATCATCATTGGGTATAACTTTGGAAGAAGAGGAATTGACCAATAGATCCACAACCACACTTCGAAGGCATCCGACTATTACATTAGACCTACAAGTGAGAAGAATTCGTCCTGGACAAAATAGGGATCAGGACAGTATTGCTACTAGAACTCGCTCAAGAGTGGGTATGGCAGAAAACCTAGTCTCTTTTGAAAGTGATAATGAGGGATTTCGTCGGACTATTTCACGATCTGAACATGCAGGGATACGGACATATGTTAGCACTATAAGGATACCTCTCCGAAGGATATCAGAAACTGCACTTGGCGAGTCTTCATCAGCAGCTCTTAGGTCAATTTTAAGGCAAATTATGACTGGGTTTGGGGAGCTAAGCTCCTTAATGGACACAGAATCAGATTCTGAAGTTCAAGGGAGTAATCAGGACTTATCAGATATGCAGTCTGAGCTGTCCAGTTTACACACATTAAGCAGTTTTGATGAATTCAGTGAAACTTCTGTTAGAAGCAGACCTGAACAACGTAGCAGGGAATGGCATGGAGAGACCAATGCTACCCAGCACTACAGTCATGGTAGCGAAACTCCAACTAACAGACAGTCTCAAGCTTCAAACAACTTTGTTGAAAATGGAACCCTTCCTATCCTTCGCCTTGTGCCCTACCTTTTGTTAGATGAAGATGCCAATGACCACTTCAGGGGATTAACCAAAGACCAAATTGACAATCTTTCCACCCGCAATTATGGGAATGTGAGTGCAGAAGAGGGTGAAATAAGCAAGACATGCAGTGTgtgcataaatgaatatgttgCAGGGAACAAGTTAAGGCAGTTGCCATGTATGCATGAGTTCCATTTTCATTGTATTGATCGCTGGCTTTCTGAGAATTCTACCTGCCCAATTTGTCGACAGGCAGTAGTATCATAG
- the RNF6 gene encoding E3 ubiquitin-protein ligase RNF6 isoform X1 → MDCSRSCLGESGGQTVSQSHSSEDERHGSEDERQRQQERLNREESYYQFINELSDEDYRLMRDRNLLGTPGEMTADELQHRLQGAKEHLASQSDTESRGWEEDTVGYSETLGENSTSDSLLDWLNTFRHTGNSTRSGHSGNQTWRAVSRADPNSGEFRFSLEININHEHNGVDGLGEELDGISHAHTIRSHLENRSLIADSPVASRTRSRTLREAVGPAFASSRVGNVNGSVVENSQEASRLLSGRLRRRNQSSAGFVTRSSFLDDNEHNIIRQRRIQRVTPMRLHRGRARARTHRSTQQRPEVLRLRSTLSSRNQSVLERQQGRNVQQIHTRSRQTHTVQPLPGEGEEVPSSLGITLEEEELTNRSTTTLRRHPTITLDLQVRRIRPGQNRDQDSIATRTRSRVGMAENLVSFESDNEGFRRTISRSEHAGIRTYVSTIRIPLRRISETALGESSSAALRSILRQIMTGFGELSSLMDTESDSEVQGSNQDLSDMQSELSSLHTLSSFDEFSETSVRSRPEQRSREWHGETNATQHYSHGSETPTNRQSQASNNFVENGTLPILRLVPYLLLDEDANDHFRGLTKDQIDNLSTRNYGNVSAEEGEISKTCSVCINEYVAGNKLRQLPCMHEFHFHCIDRWLSENSTCPICRQAVVS, encoded by the exons ATGGACTGTTCTAGGTCTTGCTTAGGTGAAAGTGGTGGGCAGACTGTATCTCAGAGtcatagcagtgaagatgaaagGCATGGCAGTGAAGATGAAAGGCAGAGGCAACAGGAGCGCCTTAATAGAGAAGAATCCTATTATCAATTCATTAATGAACTCAGTGATGAAGATTATAGGTTAATGAGGGATCGCAACCTTCTTGGGACTCCAG GGGAAATGACAGCAGATGAGCTACAGCATCGTTTGCAAGGTGCAAAGGAACATCTTGCATCACAATCTGACACAGAAAGTAGAGGTTGGGAAGAAGATACTGTTGGAT ATTCTGAGACTCTTGGAGAAAATTCAACCAGTGACTCCCTGTTAGACTGGCTGAATACATTTCGTCATACAGGAAATTCTACTCGTAGTGGACATAGTGGAAACCAAACTTGGAGAGCTGTGAGCCGGGCAGACCCAAATAGTGGAGAATTCCGGTTTAGTCTTGAAATAAATATAAATCATGAGCATAATGGTGTTGATGGTCTTGGAGAAGAGCTTGATGGCATATCACATGCTCATACCATCAGAAGCCATTTAGAAAATAGATCTTTAATAGCAGATAGCCCTGTAGCCAGCCGAACAAGGAGCAGAACCCTGAGAGAGGCAGTTGGCCCTGCATTTGCCTCATCacgtgttggaaatgtaaatggTTCAGTGGTAGAAAATTCTCAAGAAGCATCTAGACTCTTATCTGGCAGACTCAGACGCAGAAACCAAAGTTCAGCAGGGTTTGTGACACGGAGCAGTTTTTTAGATGACAATGAACACAACATTATTAGGCAAAGGAGAATACAAAGAGTTACGCCCATGAGACTTCACAGAGGCAGAGCAAGAGCTAGAACTCATAGGAGTACACAACAAAGGCCAGAAGTTTTAAGACTCAGGTCAACTTTGAGTAGTCGAAACCAATCCGTCTTAGAAAGGCAACAAGGTAGGAATGTACAACAAATCCATACAAGGTCTAGGCAGACACACACAGTCCAACCTCTTCCAGGTGAAGGTGAAGAAGTGCCATCATCATTGGGTATAACTTTGGAAGAAGAGGAATTGACCAATAGATCCACAACCACACTTCGAAGGCATCCGACTATTACATTAGACCTACAAGTGAGAAGAATTCGTCCTGGACAAAATAGGGATCAGGACAGTATTGCTACTAGAACTCGCTCAAGAGTGGGTATGGCAGAAAACCTAGTCTCTTTTGAAAGTGATAATGAGGGATTTCGTCGGACTATTTCACGATCTGAACATGCAGGGATACGGACATATGTTAGCACTATAAGGATACCTCTCCGAAGGATATCAGAAACTGCACTTGGCGAGTCTTCATCAGCAGCTCTTAGGTCAATTTTAAGGCAAATTATGACTGGGTTTGGGGAGCTAAGCTCCTTAATGGACACAGAATCAGATTCTGAAGTTCAAGGGAGTAATCAGGACTTATCAGATATGCAGTCTGAGCTGTCCAGTTTACACACATTAAGCAGTTTTGATGAATTCAGTGAAACTTCTGTTAGAAGCAGACCTGAACAACGTAGCAGGGAATGGCATGGAGAGACCAATGCTACCCAGCACTACAGTCATGGTAGCGAAACTCCAACTAACAGACAGTCTCAAGCTTCAAACAACTTTGTTGAAAATGGAACCCTTCCTATCCTTCGCCTTGTGCCCTACCTTTTGTTAGATGAAGATGCCAATGACCACTTCAGGGGATTAACCAAAGACCAAATTGACAATCTTTCCACCCGCAATTATGGGAATGTGAGTGCAGAAGAGGGTGAAATAAGCAAGACATGCAGTGTgtgcataaatgaatatgttgCAGGGAACAAGTTAAGGCAGTTGCCATGTATGCATGAGTTCCATTTTCATTGTATTGATCGCTGGCTTTCTGAGAATTCTACCTGCCCAATTTGTCGACAGGCAGTAGTATCATAG